The following coding sequences lie in one Babylonia areolata isolate BAREFJ2019XMU chromosome 7, ASM4173473v1, whole genome shotgun sequence genomic window:
- the LOC143283860 gene encoding CD209 antigen-like protein B — translation MTITATEETVCEELGGMLVEVGGVQEHTYIQGMLRDNGVEDTPTWIGLQDFAEEGEFVWTRSKTRAHPTFWNSKENSGDPAPEEDCAAYRNGGWIDANCELHRYHFICETM, via the exons atgaccatcacagcaACAGAGGAG ACGGTGTGTGAGGAGCTGGGCGGCATGTTAGTGGAGGTGGGCGGTGTACAGGAACACACCTACATCCAGGGGATGCTGAGAGACAATGgagtcg AGGACACCCCCACCTGGATAGGCCTCCAGGACTTCGCGGAGGAGGGGGAGTTCGTGTGGACCAGGAGCAAGACCCGCGCCCACCCGACCTTCTGGAACAGCAAGGAGAACAGTGGGGACCCGGCACCAGAGGAGGACTGCGCGGCTTACCGCAACGGCGGCTGGATCGACGCCAACTGCGAGCTGCACAGATACCACTTCATCTGTGAGACAATGTGA